In Paramisgurnus dabryanus chromosome 14, PD_genome_1.1, whole genome shotgun sequence, one genomic interval encodes:
- the LOC141280704 gene encoding bcl-2-like protein 15 codes for MANADIRNQTHSIIHCLLHDDGFDDVETDGPEDENSFDPVKIASKLKELGDDYDEKFIQPLIRNVQSAPGDQVVSVFAESVESLCQMWVLDSAEVASEKQLLKAAVTIGLVMKKNCPNMTGVIETAMAGFFNSRLTSWISQQGGWVSVSKGSKF; via the exons ATGGCGAACGCCGACATTCGCAACCAAACGCACTCTATTATACATTGCCTTTTACATGATGATGGGTTTGATGATGTGGAGACCGATGGTCCTGAAGATG AAAACTCATTTGATCCAGTAAAGATAGCCTCAAAGTTGAAAGAACTGGGTGACgattatgatgagaaatttatCCAGCCACTTATCCGAAATGTCCAGAGCGCTCCAGGTGATCAG GTGGTGAGCGTGTTTGCTGAAAGTGTGGAGAGTCTATGTCAGATGTGGGTTTTAGACAGTGCTGAAGTGGCTTCAGAAAAACAACTTCTCAAAGCTGCTGTCACGATCGGACTGGTTATGAAGAAGAATTGCCCTAATATGACCGGTGTGATTGAGACGGCTATGGCGGGATTTTTCAACAGCCGTTTAACCAGCTGGATTTCTCAGCAGGGTGGTTGG GTGTCGGTTTCCAAAGGGAGCAAGTTTTAA